The following proteins are encoded in a genomic region of Phalacrocorax carbo chromosome 2, bPhaCar2.1, whole genome shotgun sequence:
- the CDK5 gene encoding cyclin-dependent kinase 5 isoform X1, which produces MQKYEKLEKIGEGTYGTVFKAKNRETHEIVALKRVRLDDDDEGVPSSALREICLLKELKHKNIVRLHDVLHSDKKLTLVFEFCDQDLKKYFDSCNGDLDPEIVKSFMYQLLKGLAFCHSRNVLHRDLKPQNLLINRNGELKLADFGLARAFGIPVRCYSAEVVTLWYRPPDVLFGAKLYSTSIDMWSAGCIFAELANAGRPLFPGNDVDDQLKRIFRLLGTPTEEQWPAMAKLPDYKPYPMYPATTSLVNVVPKLNATGRDLLQNLLKCNPVQRISAEEALQHPYFTDFCPP; this is translated from the exons ATGCAGAAATACGAGAAGCTGGAGAAGATCGGGGAAG GCACCTACGGGACCGTGTTCAAGGCCAAAAACCGGGAGACGCACGAGATCGTGGCGCTGAAGCGGGTCCGGCTGGACGATGACGACGAG GGCGTGCCCAGCTCGGCGCTGCGGGAGATCTGCCTGCTCAAGGAGCTGAAGCACAAGAACATCGTCAG GCTCCACGACGTCCTGCACAGCGACAAGAAGCTGACCCTGGTCTTCGAGTTCTGCGACCAG GACCTGAAGAAGTACTTCGATAGCTGCAACGGGGACTTGGATCCAGAGATCGTCAAG TCGTTCATGTACCAGTTGCTGAAGGGCCTCGCGTTCTGCCACAGCCGCAACGTCTTGCACCGAGACCTCAAACCCCAGAACCTGCTCATTAACAGG AACGGGGAACTCAAACTGGCTGACTTCGGCCTGGCGCGGGCCTTTGGCATCCCCGTGCGCTGTTACTCGGCGGAG GTCGTCACGCTGTGGTATCGGCCCCCAGATGTGCTCTTCGGCGCCAAGCTCTACTCCACCTCCATCGACATGTGGTCAGCCGGCTGCATCTTCGCAG AGCTGGCCAACGCCGGGCGGCCCCTGTTCCCAGGGAACGATGTGGACGACCAGCTGAAAAGGATTTTCCG GCTGCTGGGAACCCCCACGGAGGAGCAGTGGCCGGCCATGGCCAAGCTGCCCGACTACAAG CCCTACCCCATGTAccccgccaccacctccctggtCAACGTGGTGCCCAAGCTGAACGCCACCGGCCGGGACCTGCTGCAG AACCTGCTGAAGTGCAACCCGGTGCAGCGGATATCAGCGGAGGAGGCTCTCCAGCACCCCTACTTCACAGACTTCTGCCCTCCCTAG
- the CDK5 gene encoding cyclin-dependent kinase 5 isoform X2 yields MTTSAPLSRQGVPSSALREICLLKELKHKNIVRLHDVLHSDKKLTLVFEFCDQDLKKYFDSCNGDLDPEIVKSFMYQLLKGLAFCHSRNVLHRDLKPQNLLINRNGELKLADFGLARAFGIPVRCYSAEVVTLWYRPPDVLFGAKLYSTSIDMWSAGCIFAELANAGRPLFPGNDVDDQLKRIFRLLGTPTEEQWPAMAKLPDYKPYPMYPATTSLVNVVPKLNATGRDLLQNLLKCNPVQRISAEEALQHPYFTDFCPP; encoded by the exons ATGACGACGAG CGCGCCCCTCTCTCGGCAGGGCGTGCCCAGCTCGGCGCTGCGGGAGATCTGCCTGCTCAAGGAGCTGAAGCACAAGAACATCGTCAG GCTCCACGACGTCCTGCACAGCGACAAGAAGCTGACCCTGGTCTTCGAGTTCTGCGACCAG GACCTGAAGAAGTACTTCGATAGCTGCAACGGGGACTTGGATCCAGAGATCGTCAAG TCGTTCATGTACCAGTTGCTGAAGGGCCTCGCGTTCTGCCACAGCCGCAACGTCTTGCACCGAGACCTCAAACCCCAGAACCTGCTCATTAACAGG AACGGGGAACTCAAACTGGCTGACTTCGGCCTGGCGCGGGCCTTTGGCATCCCCGTGCGCTGTTACTCGGCGGAG GTCGTCACGCTGTGGTATCGGCCCCCAGATGTGCTCTTCGGCGCCAAGCTCTACTCCACCTCCATCGACATGTGGTCAGCCGGCTGCATCTTCGCAG AGCTGGCCAACGCCGGGCGGCCCCTGTTCCCAGGGAACGATGTGGACGACCAGCTGAAAAGGATTTTCCG GCTGCTGGGAACCCCCACGGAGGAGCAGTGGCCGGCCATGGCCAAGCTGCCCGACTACAAG CCCTACCCCATGTAccccgccaccacctccctggtCAACGTGGTGCCCAAGCTGAACGCCACCGGCCGGGACCTGCTGCAG AACCTGCTGAAGTGCAACCCGGTGCAGCGGATATCAGCGGAGGAGGCTCTCCAGCACCCCTACTTCACAGACTTCTGCCCTCCCTAG